A stretch of Vibrio sp. B1FLJ16 DNA encodes these proteins:
- the cra gene encoding catabolite repressor/activator, which translates to MTLDEVAKLAGVSKTTASYVINGKAQKYRISEKTQKKVMAVVDEYNYQPDHAASALRAGNSRSFGLIIPDLENTSYARLAKLIEQNSRKAGYQILIGCSDDDPDTEQKVAEALISRRVDALFVASGMPTANEFYLKLQKSGTPVIALDRPMDDEHFCCVISEDFDAALELTESVLSPDISSIGLIGALKDLQISKEREQGFRTACNQGNRVVMVGYGQQFSREEGKKVLAKWLAENTLPDAIVTTSYTLLEGVLDMMLEKPELMSKVRLATFGDNRLLDFLPVKINSLPQQFEVIADSAMELALNASAKRYKPGVELIPRKIVKRQ; encoded by the coding sequence ATGACACTGGATGAAGTGGCTAAATTAGCAGGTGTTTCTAAGACCACTGCAAGCTATGTGATTAACGGCAAAGCGCAGAAATACCGTATTAGCGAGAAGACGCAGAAGAAGGTAATGGCAGTGGTTGATGAGTATAACTATCAGCCAGACCATGCAGCTTCTGCTTTGCGTGCCGGTAACTCACGTTCGTTTGGGCTTATCATTCCAGACTTAGAAAACACCAGTTACGCACGTTTAGCCAAACTAATAGAACAGAACTCGCGTAAAGCTGGATACCAAATTTTGATTGGTTGCTCTGATGACGATCCGGATACCGAGCAGAAGGTTGCAGAAGCACTGATCAGTCGTCGCGTTGATGCATTATTTGTTGCTAGTGGTATGCCGACTGCAAATGAATTTTACCTCAAACTGCAAAAGTCAGGGACACCGGTTATCGCACTCGACCGTCCGATGGATGACGAACATTTTTGCTGCGTAATCAGCGAGGATTTTGACGCCGCGTTAGAACTGACTGAGTCAGTACTTTCTCCAGATATCAGTTCTATCGGTTTGATTGGCGCATTAAAAGATCTGCAAATTTCTAAGGAACGGGAACAGGGCTTCCGCACCGCTTGTAACCAAGGCAACAGAGTTGTCATGGTTGGTTATGGTCAGCAATTCTCGCGAGAAGAAGGGAAGAAGGTATTGGCCAAATGGTTGGCTGAAAATACGCTTCCTGATGCGATAGTTACCACGTCCTACACCTTACTGGAAGGCGTGCTGGACATGATGTTAGAAAAACCTGAGTTAATGAGCAAAGTTCGTCTGGCGACGTTTGGTGACAATCGATTACTGGACTTCCTGCCAGTCAAAATTAACTCGTTACCGCAACAGTTTGAGGTGATTGCCGACAGTGCAATGGAGTTAGCATTAAACGCTTCGGCGAAACGATATAAGCCCGGCGTAGAGTTAATTCCGCGCAAGATCGTTAAGAGACAATAG
- a CDS encoding endonuclease/exonuclease/phosphatase family protein, with translation MSTTSQITFVTANLFNFIAPPDAYYDFENIYSAEQWKGKLNWTQNQLKKLEPDIIGLQEVFSIEQAKSFFLKLGYPYFAAVDTPHVEKDYIYSRPVVAIASRYPIEQIQPVTFDKESLAPFGVHEAPEFSRKPIYAQIIHPTLGHIAVYVTHLKSQRPADTDNSEVASPVMARWLSTQQRGWEAAMLRDSMQKQYKDKPMPTVLMGDMNQPITIDGVNRLLTEFLGDNVTDLQLSDGWDLQVTPPLTGRPATHYHFSKGNVLDYILLSQEFDAHSEVSIAEVTDYQVLDQHLINPSYERDKYASDHAFVALTVELKL, from the coding sequence TTGTCTACAACGAGTCAGATTACTTTTGTTACGGCGAACCTGTTTAATTTTATTGCGCCACCCGATGCCTACTACGATTTTGAAAACATCTACTCTGCCGAACAATGGAAGGGAAAACTTAACTGGACTCAGAATCAACTGAAAAAACTTGAGCCAGACATTATCGGTTTACAAGAAGTGTTCAGTATCGAGCAGGCAAAGTCATTCTTCCTAAAGTTGGGATATCCCTACTTTGCGGCTGTCGATACTCCCCATGTGGAAAAAGATTATATTTATTCACGCCCAGTGGTTGCTATCGCATCCCGATATCCGATAGAGCAAATACAACCGGTCACTTTTGACAAAGAGTCTCTTGCTCCTTTTGGTGTACACGAGGCACCGGAATTTAGCCGCAAGCCCATTTACGCACAAATCATACACCCGACGCTTGGGCATATTGCGGTTTACGTCACGCACTTAAAATCTCAGCGTCCTGCAGACACCGACAATAGCGAAGTTGCCAGCCCTGTTATGGCTCGTTGGCTATCAACCCAACAACGAGGCTGGGAAGCAGCAATGCTCAGGGATTCGATGCAAAAACAATATAAAGACAAACCTATGCCAACGGTTCTGATGGGTGATATGAATCAACCTATTACTATCGATGGCGTAAACCGTCTATTAACTGAGTTTTTAGGTGACAATGTCACTGATTTGCAGCTCAGTGACGGGTGGGATTTACAAGTCACTCCGCCACTCACTGGCCGCCCAGCCACCCACTACCACTTTTCAAAAGGCAATGTACTCGACTACATTCTGCTTTCTCAGGAATTTGATGCACACTCAGAAGTGTCCATCGCAGAAGTGACAGACTATCAAGTGTTGGATCAACATTTGATTAATCCGTCTTACGAGCGGGATAAGTATGCCAGCGACCACGCATTTGTGGCGCTGACCGTAGAATTAAAATTGTAA
- a CDS encoding RNA-binding S4 domain-containing protein — MTPDYDQDAYLDNKELGAEEFDGEEIEIEAIGIEVDAHPIELYKLFKIANLVSGGGEAKHIIDEGYVAVNGELETRKRRKMYDGDFFEFNQEYYVVVCDAPVTEPEAKETKAKHQEQQPAQKQQRTQSSSKKQKTASKPNKGKAEKSSSVQGNKASKPKSSKKKTDENKPKPTRDPKSGRNSIDFF; from the coding sequence ATGACCCCAGATTACGACCAGGATGCCTATTTAGATAACAAAGAGTTGGGCGCTGAAGAGTTCGATGGCGAAGAGATTGAAATCGAAGCAATAGGTATCGAGGTCGATGCGCACCCGATCGAACTTTACAAGCTTTTCAAAATCGCAAACTTGGTAAGTGGTGGCGGTGAAGCGAAACATATTATCGATGAAGGTTATGTTGCCGTTAACGGTGAACTTGAAACCCGCAAGCGCCGAAAAATGTACGATGGTGACTTTTTCGAGTTCAACCAAGAGTACTATGTTGTCGTTTGTGATGCTCCTGTGACTGAGCCGGAAGCAAAAGAGACGAAAGCTAAGCATCAGGAACAGCAGCCAGCACAAAAGCAGCAGAGAACGCAGTCTTCTTCTAAGAAGCAAAAAACAGCCAGTAAGCCGAACAAAGGCAAGGCAGAGAAAAGCAGTTCCGTTCAAGGTAATAAGGCATCTAAACCAAAGAGCAGTAAGAAGAAAACTGACGAAAACAAACCGAAGCCGACGCGCGATCCTAAAAGCGGACGTAACTCTATCGATTTCTTTTGA
- a CDS encoding amino acid ABC transporter permease — protein sequence MSGQSSAKIASQRANSGSILRRFNLLDVVLIAICVAVGIWLYYRSTVGVNYIWNWAEALTLLFTPRANGSLPYFFQGLISTLRLSLWGLALALMLGTLLGLSRFSKSVWLRTPANTFIQLVRNVPPLVFVFIFYFFISNQLIPLLGLEAILRNYGGEPNAIQHFLFGPAQLWENLASGVLCVGLLSSAYIAEVIRAGLQSIDQGQWEAADSLGLSRWIKYRFIIAPQVLKAITPALAGQIISLVKDTSIVSLISIQEMTFVGTEIANSSGYIFEIWLLVGLTYFLVCFGLSLFFRYVESKSKSYSY from the coding sequence TTGAGCGGACAATCCAGTGCCAAAATCGCGTCACAAAGAGCTAACTCAGGTTCGATACTCAGACGGTTTAACCTGCTTGACGTAGTGTTGATCGCTATCTGTGTAGCGGTTGGAATTTGGCTTTACTACCGCTCAACGGTTGGGGTGAATTACATTTGGAACTGGGCGGAGGCATTAACATTACTGTTTACCCCAAGAGCTAACGGCAGTCTACCTTACTTCTTCCAGGGTTTGATTTCTACGCTACGATTAAGCCTTTGGGGGCTCGCCTTAGCACTCATGTTAGGTACACTACTTGGATTATCCCGATTTTCAAAGTCGGTTTGGCTACGAACTCCTGCCAACACGTTTATTCAGTTAGTTCGCAATGTTCCACCATTAGTGTTTGTCTTCATTTTTTACTTCTTTATTTCAAATCAACTAATCCCGTTACTCGGGTTAGAAGCTATATTGAGAAATTACGGTGGTGAACCGAACGCTATCCAACACTTTTTATTTGGTCCGGCACAGCTATGGGAAAATCTCGCATCCGGTGTACTCTGTGTGGGTTTGCTATCCTCGGCATACATTGCGGAAGTCATCCGCGCTGGTTTACAAAGTATTGATCAAGGCCAATGGGAAGCGGCAGATTCTTTAGGACTTTCACGCTGGATCAAATATCGCTTCATCATCGCCCCGCAAGTTCTTAAAGCCATTACCCCTGCACTCGCCGGACAGATCATCTCTCTGGTCAAAGACACCTCGATAGTCTCTCTGATTTCAATACAAGAGATGACTTTCGTCGGTACTGAGATAGCGAATTCTTCAGGCTATATATTTGAAATTTGGTTACTTGTCGGGCTTACCTACTTCTTGGTCTGCTTTGGACTCTCACTCTTTTTCCGCTATGTCGAGAGTAAGTCGAAGTCGTACTCTTACTGA
- a CDS encoding transporter substrate-binding domain-containing protein, whose translation MKLFTATITAILGLALALPSLASNETATPNLDQIKERGTLRVGMSTFVPWAMRNKQGELIGFEIDVAKRLAADTNLKVEFVPTAWDGIIPALLAKKFDVIIGGMSITPERSKSVLFTVPYSHSGVQVAANKELAAGFTKLSDFDSRKVNIAVRRGAFTVQVARKTFPKAKLLQFDDDAQAFQEVLNGNAHAVIASSPKPEHETVKHSDKLFLPFADRLSKGNEAFAVRLGEEDKKAFFDNWIIERTEDGWLTERYDYWFSTLDWQDQVAEGQ comes from the coding sequence ATGAAGTTATTTACAGCGACCATTACTGCAATACTCGGGCTTGCTCTCGCTTTACCTTCGTTAGCAAGCAATGAAACAGCAACACCAAATTTAGATCAGATAAAAGAAAGGGGTACTCTGCGCGTTGGCATGTCGACCTTCGTTCCCTGGGCTATGCGCAATAAACAAGGCGAACTGATCGGCTTTGAGATTGACGTAGCAAAACGTCTGGCAGCGGATACTAATCTGAAAGTCGAGTTTGTACCTACCGCGTGGGACGGCATCATTCCTGCGCTTCTGGCTAAGAAATTTGATGTCATCATCGGCGGTATGTCTATAACGCCAGAGCGCTCAAAAAGCGTATTGTTTACTGTGCCCTATTCCCATTCAGGGGTTCAGGTCGCAGCAAATAAAGAACTCGCAGCCGGCTTTACTAAGCTATCTGACTTTGATTCTCGCAAAGTGAATATTGCCGTACGTCGCGGCGCATTTACTGTTCAGGTGGCTCGCAAGACGTTCCCGAAAGCGAAGCTTTTACAGTTTGATGATGACGCACAAGCGTTTCAGGAAGTACTCAACGGCAATGCTCATGCCGTGATTGCGTCGAGTCCTAAACCTGAACACGAGACCGTTAAACATAGCGACAAGTTGTTCCTACCGTTTGCTGATCGACTTTCTAAAGGTAACGAAGCCTTTGCAGTCCGCTTAGGTGAAGAGGACAAAAAAGCATTCTTCGATAACTGGATAATAGAACGCACTGAAGATGGGTGGTTAACAGAGCGGTATGATTACTGGTTCTCAACATTAGACTGGCAAGATCAGGTCGCCGAAGGACAGTAA
- a CDS encoding amino acid ABC transporter permease, whose protein sequence is MIRQVFRPALQALVQMVILFAAIVWVLDSGARAMGYQWQWERVPDYIAFYEDGEWWSAELISGLLITLKISAISLFFTLVFGLVTALLRLSDSKVGNAIGTAYVELIRNTPLLVQIYLLYFVFGPVIGLDRFSTAVLALSLFQGAYTAEIFRAGLNSIPKGQFEAAKTLGLSPFYSYKDVILPQVLQRTLPPLTNEVVSLIKNSSIVSVMAIFDLTTEARNIVSETAMPFEIWFTVAAIYLALTLSLSGFSALLEHKLGASWRKL, encoded by the coding sequence ATGATAAGACAAGTATTCAGACCTGCATTACAAGCCCTTGTACAGATGGTGATTCTGTTTGCTGCCATTGTATGGGTACTAGACTCTGGCGCGCGAGCCATGGGTTATCAATGGCAATGGGAACGTGTACCGGATTACATCGCATTTTACGAAGATGGTGAATGGTGGTCTGCAGAGCTGATAAGCGGTTTACTCATCACGCTCAAAATTTCCGCCATCAGTTTGTTTTTCACCTTAGTATTCGGTTTAGTTACAGCACTTCTTAGACTCAGCGATTCAAAAGTCGGTAATGCCATTGGCACTGCGTATGTTGAGCTGATACGGAACACACCGTTATTGGTGCAAATCTATTTACTGTACTTCGTGTTCGGCCCTGTCATCGGGCTCGACAGGTTCAGCACTGCAGTGTTGGCACTGTCACTTTTTCAGGGAGCCTATACCGCAGAAATATTCAGGGCTGGTTTAAATAGCATTCCAAAAGGGCAATTTGAAGCCGCCAAAACACTCGGCCTTTCACCATTCTATAGTTATAAAGACGTTATCTTACCTCAGGTCTTGCAACGTACTTTGCCACCTCTGACGAACGAAGTTGTTTCACTGATAAAAAACTCTTCGATCGTCAGCGTAATGGCAATTTTCGACCTGACTACCGAAGCACGCAACATTGTCTCAGAGACGGCGATGCCGTTTGAAATTTGGTTTACCGTGGCAGCGATTTACCTGGCTCTCACACTATCTCTATCCGGTTTTTCAGCTCTGCTGGAACATAAATTAGGAGCCAGTTGGCGCAAATTATGA
- a CDS encoding amino acid ABC transporter ATP-binding protein, translating into MKENTPVVEFSNVNKWYGDYQALKDINFSVHSGEIVVVCGPSGSGKSTLIRCINNLESIQEGELCVFGHPSDRKTIKPGKIGMVFQHFHLFPHLTVLDNLMLAPMRTLKMSKKDAEQRARHYLKRVDIGEQADKYPIQLSGGQQQRVAIARSLCMEPDLLLFDEPTSALDPEMINEVLDVMVELAKTGMTMICVTHEMGFAKKVANRVVFMDEGQILEINSPAALFDSPQHPRTQAFLNHILSY; encoded by the coding sequence TTGAAAGAAAACACACCTGTCGTTGAATTTAGCAACGTAAACAAGTGGTACGGTGATTACCAAGCCCTGAAAGACATCAATTTCTCCGTTCATTCCGGTGAAATCGTGGTGGTTTGTGGTCCGTCAGGTTCAGGAAAATCAACACTTATTCGCTGTATCAATAACTTAGAATCAATACAAGAAGGCGAGCTTTGCGTCTTTGGTCACCCATCCGATAGAAAAACAATCAAGCCCGGCAAGATAGGTATGGTATTTCAACACTTTCACCTGTTTCCCCATTTGACTGTACTTGATAACCTCATGCTAGCGCCTATGCGAACTCTCAAAATGTCCAAAAAAGACGCTGAACAAAGAGCTCGTCACTATCTCAAACGAGTCGACATTGGAGAACAAGCTGACAAATACCCAATCCAGCTTTCAGGTGGGCAACAACAACGTGTCGCGATAGCTCGATCACTATGCATGGAGCCAGACCTGCTATTATTTGATGAGCCGACCTCAGCACTTGATCCCGAGATGATCAACGAAGTTCTTGATGTCATGGTAGAACTTGCGAAAACCGGTATGACGATGATTTGTGTAACTCACGAAATGGGGTTCGCTAAAAAAGTAGCCAACCGTGTCGTGTTTATGGATGAAGGACAAATCTTAGAAATAAACTCGCCTGCTGCCTTATTCGATTCGCCTCAGCACCCCAGAACGCAGGCTTTCTTAAACCATATTTTAAGCTATTGA
- the pyk gene encoding pyruvate kinase: protein MCKTKIVATLGPASESRETLTKLIRAGANVVRLNFSHGTAEEHIARANLVRDIAAELNTHVGVLVDLQGPKIRISCFEQGAVQLSLGDEFTLSGTLDAQAGNQEVVGLDYPALIQDVNIGDILLLDDGRIQLKATSVDREQQWIKTTVLNSGKLSNRKGINLLGGGLSAPALTEKDIRDIDTAAKLRADFLAISFPRNAEDINYARSLALKAGCKAKIVAKVERAEVVETRDAMDDVIRASDVIMVARGDLGVEIGDARLPMVQKSLIERSKYWGKPVITATQMLESMIENPLPTRAEVLDVANAIIDGTDAVMLSAESAAGKYPIEAVEAMVRIAKGAELELECNHDCWNTLQHLCSEPGKSFALSSMISAARVHRDLGVAILTKDGETPLLMSRCQSKTKIWALSDNPALLAQLTILRGVEPLYFKAEDSNTDIAPQLVESLRSKAVQASISSILMTQLDSIEGMGEINACRLLNLNASAKVSQAEAEVA, encoded by the coding sequence ATGTGTAAAACGAAAATTGTGGCGACCTTAGGCCCAGCCAGTGAAAGCCGAGAAACCCTGACTAAGCTGATTAGAGCCGGCGCAAATGTTGTCAGACTTAACTTTTCACACGGCACGGCAGAAGAACATATCGCGCGCGCGAACCTGGTTCGTGATATAGCAGCAGAACTTAATACTCATGTTGGCGTACTGGTTGACTTACAAGGACCAAAGATCCGCATATCTTGTTTTGAGCAGGGTGCGGTTCAGCTTAGCCTGGGAGACGAGTTCACACTAAGCGGAACATTAGATGCTCAGGCAGGGAACCAGGAAGTGGTCGGGCTCGACTACCCTGCTCTGATTCAGGACGTCAATATCGGTGACATCCTTTTACTCGATGATGGTCGGATTCAGCTTAAGGCAACTTCTGTAGACCGTGAGCAGCAATGGATTAAAACAACCGTACTGAACAGCGGAAAGCTTTCTAACCGTAAAGGTATTAACCTGTTGGGTGGTGGATTGTCTGCACCGGCTCTGACGGAGAAAGACATTCGGGATATCGATACTGCAGCTAAACTGCGTGCTGACTTCCTCGCTATTTCTTTCCCGCGCAACGCCGAAGATATCAATTACGCGCGCTCTCTTGCCCTGAAAGCAGGTTGCAAGGCAAAAATAGTTGCCAAAGTAGAACGTGCCGAAGTGGTAGAAACCCGTGATGCAATGGACGATGTGATCAGAGCATCAGACGTCATCATGGTTGCTCGCGGCGATCTCGGTGTAGAAATCGGTGATGCAAGATTACCAATGGTTCAGAAATCTCTTATCGAACGTTCAAAGTACTGGGGTAAGCCTGTCATTACCGCAACTCAGATGCTGGAATCCATGATTGAAAACCCGCTTCCAACCCGTGCGGAAGTGCTCGATGTGGCAAACGCAATCATTGACGGTACAGATGCGGTGATGCTTTCCGCTGAATCTGCAGCCGGAAAATACCCGATAGAAGCGGTAGAAGCGATGGTAAGAATTGCAAAAGGCGCTGAACTGGAACTCGAATGCAACCACGATTGCTGGAATACGCTCCAACATTTATGTTCAGAACCGGGTAAGAGTTTCGCCCTCTCCTCTATGATTTCGGCTGCTCGTGTACACCGTGACCTTGGTGTTGCCATTTTAACCAAAGATGGTGAAACCCCTCTGCTGATGTCCCGTTGTCAGAGTAAAACCAAAATATGGGCTCTGAGTGACAACCCTGCACTATTAGCGCAGCTGACAATTTTACGTGGTGTTGAACCGCTGTATTTTAAAGCTGAAGACAGCAATACCGACATTGCTCCACAACTGGTCGAGTCATTGCGCAGTAAAGCAGTTCAGGCGAGTATCTCTTCTATTCTGATGACACAGTTAGATTCGATAGAGGGCATGGGTGAGATTAACGCCTGCCGCTTGCTCAACTTAAATGCATCAGCGAAAGTCAGCCAAGCGGAGGCGGAAGTCGCTTAA
- a CDS encoding MFS transporter: protein MFNFFKTRPDLPLSDGSKGEMQARFKRYQWQVFLGLVFGYAVFYVVRMSLGVVKKPMLDAGIVTIEELGIMGSAFFFTYAFGKFSNGFLSDYANIGRFMSFSLLLSGATAVFMGMNTTAFFFILLWGLNGWFQSVGSAPSCVSLFQWFSPKQRGSRYSIWGGSRNIGEGITWILTASLVSYFGWRAGFIGAGIAAMAAALCMFFMLKDRPQTYGLPDAATAFDEEPEIKKQNDPKETRRAQLFILKQPVVWLIAAACAAMYISRYAMSSWAVLYLQESKGYSLIDAGFAMSTYPIAGLAGAILSGIVSDKLFNSNRHIPTLLYGIANIAGMCLMFFGPDNRIIDAVALGLIGFAIGGLVVFLAGLTACDLMPKNAVGAVKGFIGLFSYIAASGQELVSASLIKITEVDGVTKYDFSQAQYFWLAAGVVSLLLALTVWNAKKVVDIDPVEEKELEVRPSN, encoded by the coding sequence ATGTTTAATTTCTTTAAAACACGCCCAGACCTCCCTCTCTCGGATGGGTCTAAAGGTGAAATGCAAGCGCGTTTCAAACGCTATCAGTGGCAAGTATTTTTAGGATTGGTTTTTGGTTACGCCGTCTTTTACGTAGTCCGTATGAGTTTAGGTGTGGTTAAAAAACCGATGCTGGATGCAGGCATCGTAACGATTGAAGAGCTCGGTATCATGGGTTCGGCTTTCTTCTTCACTTACGCTTTTGGTAAGTTCTCGAACGGTTTCCTCTCTGACTATGCCAACATTGGCCGATTTATGTCGTTCTCCTTACTACTGTCTGGTGCTACAGCAGTATTTATGGGTATGAACACCACAGCGTTCTTCTTTATTCTGCTTTGGGGTCTGAACGGTTGGTTCCAGTCTGTTGGTTCTGCACCGTCTTGTGTGTCTTTGTTCCAGTGGTTCTCACCAAAACAACGTGGTAGCCGTTACTCAATCTGGGGTGGTTCTCGTAATATCGGTGAAGGTATCACCTGGATTCTTACCGCTTCACTAGTGAGCTACTTCGGTTGGCGCGCAGGTTTCATTGGTGCAGGTATCGCAGCAATGGCAGCAGCACTATGTATGTTCTTCATGCTGAAAGACCGCCCACAAACTTACGGTCTACCAGATGCAGCAACAGCATTCGACGAAGAACCAGAGATCAAAAAGCAGAACGATCCTAAAGAGACTCGTCGTGCACAGCTGTTTATCCTTAAACAACCTGTAGTTTGGCTAATAGCAGCTGCGTGTGCAGCGATGTACATCTCTCGCTACGCAATGTCTTCTTGGGCTGTACTTTACCTTCAGGAGTCAAAAGGTTACTCACTGATTGACGCTGGTTTCGCAATGTCTACGTACCCTATTGCGGGTCTGGCAGGTGCGATCCTATCAGGTATTGTTTCAGACAAACTGTTTAACTCTAACCGTCACATTCCGACTCTGCTTTACGGTATCGCAAACATCGCTGGTATGTGTCTGATGTTCTTCGGTCCTGACAACCGCATCATTGATGCAGTAGCACTTGGTCTGATCGGTTTCGCAATCGGTGGTCTGGTCGTGTTCCTTGCTGGTCTGACAGCTTGTGACCTGATGCCAAAGAACGCAGTAGGCGCAGTAAAAGGCTTTATCGGTCTGTTCTCATACATCGCAGCATCTGGTCAGGAACTAGTATCTGCATCGCTTATCAAGATCACTGAAGTTGACGGCGTTACTAAGTACGACTTCTCACAAGCTCAGTACTTCTGGTTAGCAGCTGGTGTAGTTTCCCTGCTTCTTGCACTGACGGTGTGGAATGCGAAGAAAGTTGTCGACATCGACCCGGTTGAAGAAAAAGAACTGGAAGTTCGTCCTAGCAACTAA